In one Candidatus Absconditicoccus praedator genomic region, the following are encoded:
- the topA gene encoding type I DNA topoisomerase has product MPTKTKASTTKKSTKSTTSKTTTSKKSTKPSKGKNLVIVESPAKSNTIKKFLGNEWAVEASMGHVVDLPKKGFGVDIDNNFKPEYETMPDKKKTVNNLKKLVKSYEKIWIATDEDREGEAIGWHLINVLNLKKEDTPRIVFHEITKDAIQEAVKNPRTIDENLVSSQQARRILDRLVGFKISPVLWSKVKRGLSAGRVQSVAVKLIVEKEREIQNFKPEESWSVLGLFSYNKQEFKATLEKINGKKISLKKQSDLQKIFDEIGLTKKPKESSEEKTGNKIIYFDEKIPFQIIQLKKSTSKRSASAPFITSTLQQEASNKLGWGVKQVMSVAQKLYENGYITYMRTDSLNLSSGFINSAGSYIKKNYGKEFVQTKNYKTKSKGAQEAHEAIRPTDINKTPKNVGLSGNEAKLYTLIWTRSLATQMADAKLENLTLKMTVKGKNHEWSAKGQTIKFLGFMQVWQDVFGKIPMQENILPPLQKDQEIESDKILSNQHFTKPPARYTEATLVKKLESEGIGRPSTYAPTISTIIDRGYVEKKDDKKLHPTDIAFLVNDFLESNFKSLMDYNFTAKMEDKLDKISEGKQDWEKMLKEFWKDFEKDLQASDKSEKAKMYVGEKCPKCGGDLVYKFGKTGKFIGCDNYPDCKYVTNTKEEQDYIQQLKDKYEGKPCPEGGNIVVKVGRYGPFLASDKYPEVKWIGKIPDEKTEKLQEQFGGETCDKCGEGKMVVKKGRRGPFLACDKYPDCKNAKPIPKKK; this is encoded by the coding sequence ATGCCAACAAAAACTAAAGCTTCCACAACAAAAAAGTCTACTAAATCTACCACCTCAAAAACCACAACTTCTAAAAAATCCACAAAACCATCAAAATGAAAAAATCTTGTGATTGTGGAATCTCCTGCAAAATCCAACACAATAAAAAAATTTCTATGAAATGAATGGGCAGTAGAGGCTAGTATGTGACATGTAGTGGATTTGCCCAAAAAATGATTTTGAGTAGATATAGACAACAATTTCAAGCCAGAGTATGAAACAATGCCCGACAAGAAAAAAACAGTTAATAATCTTAAAAAACTTGTTAAAAGTTATGAAAAAATATGGATAGCAACAGATGAAGATCGTGAATGAGAAGCTATATGATGGCATTTGATAAATGTTTTAAATCTAAAAAAAGAAGATACTCCAAGAATAGTGTTCCATGAGATAACAAAAGATGCGATTCAAGAGGCTGTCAAAAATCCTAGGACAATAGATGAAAATTTGGTAAGTAGTCAGCAAGCAAGAAGAATTCTTGATAGGTTAGTATGATTTAAAATTTCTCCAGTTCTTTGGAGTAAAGTAAAAAGATGACTTAGTGCGGGTAGAGTTCAGTCTGTTGCAGTAAAGTTGATTGTAGAAAAAGAAAGAGAAATCCAAAACTTCAAACCTGAAGAGTCTTGGTCTGTTTTGTGATTGTTTAGTTATAATAAACAGGAATTCAAAGCAACTCTTGAGAAAATAAACTGAAAAAAAATATCTCTCAAAAAACAATCTGATTTACAAAAAATTTTTGATGAGATTTGATTGACCAAGAAGCCAAAAGAATCTTCAGAAGAAAAAACTTGAAATAAAATAATATATTTTGATGAAAAAATTCCTTTTCAAATAATACAACTAAAAAAATCAACTAGTAAAAGGTCTGCTTCTGCTCCTTTTATAACTTCAACATTACAGCAAGAAGCTAGTAATAAGCTTTGATGGTGAGTAAAGCAGGTAATGTCAGTTGCTCAAAAGTTGTATGAAAATTGATATATAACATACATGAGAACGGATAGTTTGAATTTGTCGTCTTGATTTATCAACTCTGCATGATCATATATTAAAAAAAATTACTGAAAAGAGTTTGTTCAAACCAAAAACTATAAAACAAAATCAAAATGAGCGCAAGAAGCCCATGAAGCAATAAGGCCTACAGATATAAATAAAACCCCAAAAAATGTTGGGCTTTCTGGGAATGAAGCAAAGTTGTATACATTGATATGGACAAGAAGTTTAGCTACTCAAATGGCAGATGCAAAGCTTGAAAATCTTACATTGAAAATGACTGTGAAATGAAAAAATCATGAATGGTCTGCCAAAGGTCAGACAATAAAGTTTTTGGGTTTTATGCAAGTTTGGCAGGATGTTTTTGGAAAGATTCCGATGCAAGAAAATATTTTGCCACCTTTACAAAAAGATCAAGAAATTGAGTCGGACAAAATTTTGTCAAATCAGCATTTTACAAAACCACCAGCAAGATACACAGAGGCTACTTTGGTGAAAAAACTTGAAAGTGAGTGAATTTGAAGACCTTCTACATATGCACCAACAATAAGTACAATAATAGATAGAGGTTATGTAGAAAAAAAAGATGACAAAAAACTTCATCCTACAGATATAGCATTTTTGGTGAATGATTTTTTGGAGTCAAACTTTAAAAGCTTGATGGATTACAATTTTACAGCAAAAATGGAAGACAAGCTTGATAAAATTTCAGAATGAAAGCAAGACTGGGAAAAGATGTTGAAAGAATTTTGGAAAGATTTTGAAAAAGATTTGCAAGCATCAGATAAAAGCGAAAAAGCTAAAATGTATGTATGAGAAAAATGTCCTAAATGTTGATGAGATTTGGTGTATAAGTTTTGAAAAACAGGTAAGTTTATAGGTTGTGATAATTATCCTGACTGTAAATATGTTACAAACACCAAAGAAGAACAAGATTATATCCAACAACTAAAAGATAAATATGAATGAAAACCTTGTCCAGAATGAGGTAATATAGTGGTAAAAGTATGAAGATATTGACCGTTTTTGGCTTCGGATAAGTATCCTGAAGTAAAGTGGATATGAAAAATACCAGATGAGAAAACAGAGAAATTGCAGGAACAATTTGGCTGAGAAACTTGTGATAAATGTGGAGAATGAAAAATGGTTGTGAAAAAATGAAGAAGATGACCATTTTTGGCTTGTGATAAATATCCAGACTGCAAAAATGCCAAACCTATTCCTAAGAAAAAATAA
- the pheT gene encoding phenylalanine--tRNA ligase subunit beta, producing the protein MLYSGNMIGRLINIDDSYENLVKNLTLKSCEVEEVKKRQLPDELVVGKTTKVEKHPDADKLYVCQVDCGEHGKFQIITGGENIVSNRFVAVALPGCYLSHIDLKIGERKMRGLDSAGMICSKEELGINEDTDKHWIWLLDEDILVEQSDIGKPLKNVATYLENAIIDVENKTLTNRPDLTGHFGLSTEIFAIYPKNKLRYSKINSYMEDFSNINVFEMLENTKPLEKEIISETSGLRSYILMSIDNINVEQSDFYTRLNLLDLGLTPKNNWVDFSNLFLFFTGQPIHFFDADKVKGNIRIKDAKDGEEFEDLFGEKHTLNSNDLVIADDEKILALAGVMGSNNSCVDENTKNILVEIANFDNVRVRKTGTRLGLRTDAQIRYEKNINPLFSLYASIIFLEELKFFYKTLGDYQIGGTNFYADQFTRSLYTKTIDIDISNIEKFVFGKEADLQGDIKNTLEGLGFVFVGNNTIKVPVRRSPEDINIKEDVVEEFARIYGYDNIKEIPLSWDLENVEFTQEVNLQRKIEDVFSKDYDFDQIETYPWINEDILDVFGVDKSQLVELENPIDYQQRYLRSDMLGSMVSSVAKNFREFDFIKIYDTGKVWYKTSDSVVEQKRLSFALYKRSIDGWQEDLSLLAKSYVRGFIGSMGIDLNIDYQPTDKSYFHPKKQGKIFLGDEEIGYIGVLHPIYYENFKFFENSQICYVELCLEKISSIVEAFDKKIGKSYYETLQDQIVFRDVSFVVDKDFQYGKIIEQINKVEGIEDVDVFDIYFGENLPENKKSISLTLKIRGKGDSSSDEINKHMREAIENVKSVGGEVRE; encoded by the coding sequence ATGTTGTATAGTTGAAATATGATTGGTAGGTTGATAAATATTGATGATAGTTATGAAAATTTAGTAAAAAATTTAACATTGAAGTCTTGTGAAGTAGAAGAAGTCAAAAAAAGACAGCTTCCAGATGAGTTGGTTGTTTGAAAGACTACAAAAGTAGAAAAACACCCTGATGCAGACAAATTGTATGTTTGTCAGGTAGACTGTGGAGAACACTGAAAATTTCAAATAATTACTTGATGAGAAAATATAGTTTCAAACAGATTTGTAGCTGTAGCATTACCAGGATGTTACCTTTCACATATAGATCTAAAAATTTGAGAAAGGAAGATGAGGTGACTTGATTCAGCAGGTATGATTTGTTCAAAAGAAGAATTGTGAATAAATGAAGATACAGATAAACATTGGATATGGTTGTTGGATGAAGATATTTTGGTAGAGCAGTCTGATATATGAAAACCTCTAAAAAATGTTGCAACTTATTTAGAAAATGCAATTATAGATGTAGAAAATAAAACTTTGACAAACAGGCCTGATCTTACTGGACATTTTTGATTGAGTACAGAAATATTTGCAATATATCCAAAAAACAAATTAAGGTATAGTAAAATAAACTCATATATGGAAGATTTCTCAAACATAAATGTTTTTGAAATGTTAGAAAATACAAAACCATTAGAAAAAGAGATTATTTCAGAAACTTCATGATTGAGATCCTATATTTTGATGAGCATAGATAACATAAATGTTGAACAATCTGATTTTTATACAAGATTGAATTTGTTAGACTTATGACTTACTCCAAAAAATAACTGGGTTGATTTTAGTAATTTATTTTTGTTTTTTACTTGACAGCCAATTCATTTCTTTGATGCAGACAAAGTGAAAGGGAATATAAGAATCAAAGATGCAAAAGACTGAGAAGAGTTTGAAGATCTGTTTTGAGAAAAGCATACTCTAAATAGTAATGATCTTGTAATAGCAGATGATGAAAAGATATTGGCTTTAGCTTGAGTAATGTGATCAAATAATTCTTGTGTTGATGAAAATACCAAAAATATACTTGTTGAAATAGCAAATTTTGATAATGTTAGGGTTAGAAAAACTTGAACTAGACTTTGATTGAGAACTGATGCTCAAATAAGATATGAGAAGAATATTAACCCACTTTTTTCTTTGTATGCTAGCATAATTTTTTTGGAAGAATTAAAGTTTTTTTATAAAACATTGTGAGATTATCAAATAGGTTGAACTAATTTTTATGCAGATCAGTTTACAAGGTCTTTGTATACCAAAACAATTGATATAGATATTTCAAATATAGAAAAATTTGTTTTTTGAAAAGAAGCAGATTTACAAGGTGATATAAAAAACACACTTGAATGATTGTGATTTGTATTTGTATGAAATAATACTATAAAAGTACCAGTTCGAAGATCTCCAGAAGATATAAATATCAAAGAGGATGTTGTAGAAGAATTTGCTAGAATTTATTGATATGATAATATTAAAGAAATTCCATTGTCTTGGGATCTTGAGAATGTAGAATTTACTCAAGAAGTTAATTTACAAAGAAAGATAGAGGATGTTTTTTCAAAAGATTATGATTTTGATCAGATAGAAACTTATCCATGGATAAATGAAGATATCCTTGATGTTTTTGGAGTTGATAAGTCACAACTAGTAGAGCTTGAAAATCCTATAGACTATCAGCAAAGATACCTAAGATCAGATATGCTTTGAAGTATGGTTTCTTCTGTAGCTAAAAATTTTAGAGAGTTTGATTTTATAAAAATATATGATACTGGTAAAGTTTGGTACAAAACTTCAGATAGTGTAGTGGAGCAAAAAAGACTTTCATTTGCTTTATATAAAAGATCAATTGACTGATGGCAAGAAGATTTGAGTTTGTTGGCTAAGTCTTATGTTAGAGGTTTTATATGAAGTATGTGAATAGATTTGAATATTGATTATCAGCCAACTGATAAATCTTATTTCCATCCCAAAAAACAATGAAAAATATTTTTGTGAGATGAAGAGATTTGATATATATGAGTTTTGCATCCTATATATTATGAAAATTTTAAATTTTTTGAAAATAGTCAGATATGTTATGTAGAATTGTGTTTGGAGAAAATAAGTAGTATTGTTGAGGCATTTGACAAAAAGATCTGAAAATCTTATTATGAAACATTACAAGATCAAATAGTATTTAGAGATGTTAGTTTTGTGGTAGACAAAGATTTTCAATATTGAAAAATAATAGAACAAATCAATAAAGTAGAGTGAATAGAAGATGTGGATGTTTTTGATATATATTTTTGAGAAAATCTTCCAGAAAACAAAAAAAGTATATCTTTGACATTGAAAATAAGATGAAAATGAGATAGTAGTTCTGATGAAATTAATAAACATATGCGAGAAGCAATAGAAAATGTAAAGTCAGTATGATGAGAAGTAAGAGAGTAG
- a CDS encoding lipid II:glycine glycyltransferase FemX, translating to MSKLYQSLLWKTINKDILKKPTFEVEILGKKYFGIVKEKSKFGVKFRWYQVMGVDVDFDNNFSNELQNIKRQFGGDFGNILFQFGFTNIVDEARSSDMKDSVIVENIRNNQKKISSDITKKYNLKPSFRENMPPATVLIDLEKSEEEIWNEISKNTKQKIKKGKSKGLEFGIANKEDIEEFYNLWYTTLGSKGYSILPKKDYENLIHFCKNEEVGDLFLVKKDGKIVAGSICVYENDEVYYLYGAASREFGNIGQHHFLKYSLFNHLKTLGYRQFDLLGVAPAGDADHPLVSVSDFKKSLGGNFVQYVGNFDLVLSNFLYNVFEVSRKFRS from the coding sequence ATGTCTAAATTATACCAGTCTTTACTATGGAAAACTATTAATAAAGATATTTTGAAAAAGCCTACTTTTGAGGTAGAAATTTTGGGTAAAAAATATTTTGGAATTGTTAAAGAAAAATCAAAATTTTGAGTTAAATTTAGGTGGTATCAGGTGATGGGGGTTGATGTAGATTTTGATAATAACTTTTCAAATGAACTTCAAAACATAAAAAGACAGTTTGGGGGTGACTTTGGTAATATACTCTTTCAGTTTGGTTTTACAAATATTGTTGATGAAGCAAGATCTTCTGATATGAAAGATTCAGTTATAGTAGAAAATATTAGAAATAACCAAAAGAAAATATCATCAGATATTACAAAAAAATACAATCTTAAACCTTCATTTAGAGAGAATATGCCTCCAGCAACCGTTTTGATAGATTTGGAAAAATCCGAAGAAGAAATTTGGAATGAAATAAGTAAGAATACAAAACAAAAAATAAAAAAAGGTAAATCAAAATGATTAGAGTTTGGTATTGCAAATAAAGAAGATATTGAAGAATTTTACAATTTGTGGTATACAACTTTAGGTTCAAAATGATATTCTATTTTACCAAAGAAAGATTATGAAAACTTGATTCACTTTTGTAAAAATGAGGAAGTAGGTGATTTGTTTTTGGTCAAAAAAGATTGAAAAATTGTAGCAGGTTCAATTTGTGTTTATGAAAACGATGAGGTATACTATTTGTATTGAGCTGCTAGTAGAGAGTTTGGGAATATATGACAACATCATTTTCTAAAATATAGTTTGTTCAATCATTTAAAGACTCTTTGATACAGGCAGTTTGATTTGTTATGAGTGGCTCCTGCCGGTGATGCTGATCACCCGTTGGTATCAGTTTCAGATTTTAAAAAATCTTTGGGCTGAAATTTTGTGCAGTATGTTGGAAACTTTGATTTGGTTTTGAGTAATTTTTTGTACAATGTTTTTGAAGTATCAAGAAAATTTAGATCATAA
- a CDS encoding FtsW/RodA/SpoVE family cell cycle protein, producing the protein MQIIVVGILLTIFGVLAMYSVSIYESFRLTVGLENLEPSNYFYFLRQMQSLIIGLIVAIIAYKIPLRFIQEYRNIIFIFVVLFQLLVFTPIGIELQGSKGWLYIQGLGTVQPAELFKLGFVIFLSGWFVRKKKELSSIPGFIAFLIVAGVFSVIFLAIPDLGTLMVIGPVALIMYWYAGGKIKYVLGLLFVGLFLGYTIGMQFDYIRVRFEYFFDPSVDEDARGIGWQTQQALTAIGGGGFLGAGYGKGLQKFGYIPEAQSDFVFAAFSEEVGFLGNSILLTLYFLLSYFFLKNLRYVKNEYFRVLGVGIISLIMIQAFVNIGVNVNILPLTGITLPFVSYGGTALMINFVQIVLLYKIITEKT; encoded by the coding sequence GTGCAGATAATAGTTGTTTGAATATTGCTAACTATATTTGGAGTTTTGGCTATGTACTCGGTAAGTATATATGAATCTTTCCGCCTTACAGTATGATTGGAAAACCTAGAGCCTTCCAATTATTTTTATTTCCTAAGACAAATGCAAAGTCTTATTATATGACTGATAGTTGCAATTATAGCTTACAAAATTCCTCTTAGGTTTATCCAAGAGTACAGAAATATTATATTTATATTTGTGGTCTTATTCCAGCTTTTAGTGTTTACACCAATTTGAATAGAGCTTCAATGATCAAAATGATGGCTTTATATACAATGATTGTGAACTGTACAGCCAGCAGAGCTGTTCAAGCTTTGATTTGTAATATTTTTGTCTGGATGGTTTGTAAGAAAGAAAAAAGAACTTTCTAGTATTCCCTGATTTATAGCTTTTTTGATAGTGGCTGGTGTTTTTTCTGTAATATTTTTGGCGATTCCAGATCTTTGAACACTAATGGTGATAGGTCCAGTGGCTTTGATAATGTACTGGTATGCTTGATGAAAGATTAAATATGTTTTGTGACTTTTGTTTGTATGATTGTTTTTGTGATATACTATATGAATGCAGTTTGATTATATTAGAGTAAGATTTGAGTACTTTTTTGATCCAAGTGTTGATGAGGATGCTAGATGAATAGGTTGGCAAACTCAGCAAGCTCTTACTGCTATATGAGGCTGATGATTCTTGTGAGCTTGATACTGAAAATGACTTCAAAAATTTGGTTATATTCCAGAAGCTCAGTCTGATTTTGTGTTTGCAGCTTTTTCAGAAGAAGTAGGATTTTTGTGAAATAGTATATTGCTGACTTTATATTTTTTGCTTTCATATTTTTTTCTCAAAAACCTAAGGTATGTCAAAAATGAGTATTTTAGGGTTTTATGAGTGGGAATAATATCTTTGATAATGATACAAGCTTTTGTGAATATATGAGTTAATGTAAATATACTACCATTGACTTGAATAACATTGCCTTTTGTAAGTTATTGATGAACAGCATTGATGATAAATTTTGTCCAGATAGTTTTGCTTTACAAAATAATAACCGAAAAAACATAA